The Pseudorasbora parva isolate DD20220531a chromosome 16, ASM2467924v1, whole genome shotgun sequence genome includes a region encoding these proteins:
- the LOC137043760 gene encoding putative uncharacterized protein DDB_G0271606, with protein sequence MADQTNQTRDSRSDQRQQIRPETAETADQTRDSRSDQRQQIRPETADQIRYSSDGRSDQRQQRQQIRPETADQTRDSRSDQRRQIRPETADQTRDSRSDQRRHIRPETADQTRDSRSDQRQQITAETRQQIRPETAETADQTRDSRSDQRRQIRPVTADQTRDSRSDQRRQISPETADQTRDGRSDQRQQRQQIRPETADQPRDGRSDQRRQISPETADQTRDGRSDQRRQIRPETIRPETADQTRDSRSDQRRQRRQIRPVTADQTRDSRSDQRRQISPETADQTSDSRSDQRRQRQQIRPVTADQTRDSRSDQRQQIRPETAETADQTSDSRSDQRQQIRPETADQTRDSRSDQRQQRQQIRPETADQTRDGRSDQRRQISPETADQTSDSRSDQRQQRQQISPETADQPRDSRSAQRCFITLILSRGCFSSSLLCPVQSQLTH encoded by the exons atGGCAGATCAGACCA atcagaccagagacagcagatcagaccagagacagcagatcagaccagagacagcagagacggcagatcagaccagagacagcagatcagaccagagacagcagatcagaccagagacgGCAGATCAGATCAGATACAGCAGTGACggcagatcagaccagagacagcagagacagcagatcagaccagagacagcagatcagaccagagacagcagatcagaccagagacggcagatcagaccagagacggcagatcagaccagagacagcagatcagaccagagacgGCATATAAGACcagagacagcagatcagaccagagacagcagatcagaccagagacagcagatcacagcagagaca agacagcagatcagaccagagacagcagagacagcagatcagaccagagacagcagatcagaccagagacgGCAGATCAGACCAGTgacagcagatcagaccagagacagcagatcagaccagagacgGCAGATCAGCCCAGAGACggcagatcagaccagagacggcagatcagaccagagacagcagagacagcagatcagaccagagacgGCAGATCAGCCCAGAGACggcagatcagaccagagacgGCAGATCAGCCCAGAGACggcagatcagaccagagacggcagatcagaccagagacggcagatcagaccagagacg atcagaccagagacagcagatcagaccagagacagcagatcagaccagagacgGCAGAGACGGCAGATCAGACCAGTgacagcagatcagaccagagacagcagatcagaccagagacgGCAGATCAGCCCAGAGACGGCAGATCAGACCAGTgacagcagatcagaccagagacggcagagacagcagatcagaccagtgacagcagatcagaccagagacagcagatcagaccagagacagcagatcagaccagagacgGCAGAGACGGCAGATCAGACCAGTgacagcagatcagaccagagacagcagatcagaccagagacggcagatcagaccagagacagcagatcagaccagagacagcagagacagcagatcagaccagagacggcagatcagaccagagacggcagatcagaccagagacgGCAGATCAGCCCAGAGACGGCAGATCAGACCAGTgacagcagatcagaccagagacagcaGAGACAGCAGATCAGCCCAGAGACAGCAGATCAGCCCAGAGACAGCAGATCAGCCCAGAGATGTTTTATTACCTTGATTCTTAGCAGGGGTTGTTTCTCCTCTTCTCTATTATGTCCAGTCCAATCACAGctaacacattaa